The DNA region ATGAAAACGAAAATTCTAAGAACTActcaaaaaactaaacaataaaaattctaaataacaaCCTGCGAGTTGTTGAGCTGTTTGATGCTGtagagtggtggtggtggtggcggcggctgAGGCTGTTGCAAACCCAGCAAAGAGCCGGACGCAATCCAGACGATTCCGGTGCTCGACCCGTTGGATACGGCGACCGGTTGGACGGTACCGGCGGTGGCCCCGCCAGGACCACCGGCCATCATCAGTCCCATCGCGGAGTTTGGACTTGAAAGCGTCGTAACTGCCATCGCAGCTGGCCGCTGAGGCATGCCCGGTTCCAGCTTGGGCTTGGCAAGCTGCCCCAACGGAACCGGGTCGCTGTCCtcgtcgtcctcctcctccggCTTGAGGTCCTCCTCGTCCATGTCCATGTCGTCCTCCTCGCCTTCGTCACTCAGCCCACCCGATTTCATCGAATCGCCCAACTGGATAGTAGCGAGCACAACGCAGGTCAAACAAGGAAGTTTCGATACACGTGCAATAGAACAtaaaaagaaatacaaaaaaaaagttcaacttaaAACATCTACTCTCTACAACTctagaaaacaataaaaaacccaACAACACCAAACCCCCACACGACAAACCTACCTCGAGCAGGTACCGCACGTGGTCCTTTTTCAGCTTGCTGTGCGTCCGGATGTGCTTGGAGAGGTGGTCGCTGCGCATGAACTTCTTGTTGCACTCCGGACACTGGAAGCGCTTCTCGCCGGTGTGGGTGCGCCGGTGTCGCTGCAGCTCGTCCGACCGGGTGAACCGCTTGCCGCAGTACATCCACGAGCACACGAAGGGCCGTTCACCTGAGGATGGATCGGAGCGCGCGGGGGGATTGCCATGGTCCGGGGGGAAGAGAAATTACAGATCTTCAACTCAATTAAACTTGCCTCATCGTTGTTTTATAGCGTGGTTTGTGCGAAAATCGTCAACGTTTCTGAATGGTTTTCATCAATCTTCAGttgaaaatgatgtatgaaaaaagGTGGCGAGAACAAaagatctttcaatttcatgaagtttgatacgtcggatgatagggtttctctcatattccggaagtgtccccaaggggccaccggtaaccggttccagagtagCCAGGATGGGCCTGCAA from Culex quinquefasciatus strain JHB chromosome 3, VPISU_Cqui_1.0_pri_paternal, whole genome shotgun sequence includes:
- the LOC119769600 gene encoding transcription factor btd-like, with product MYCGKRFTRSDELQRHRRTHTGEKRFQCPECNKKFMRSDHLSKHIRTHSKLKKDHVRYLLELGDSMKSGGLSDEGEEDDMDMDEEDLKPEEEDDEDSDPVPLGQLAKPKLEPGMPQRPAAMAVTTLSSPNSAMGLMMAGGPGGATAGTVQPVAVSNGSSTGIVWIASGSLLGLQQPQPPPPPPPLYSIKQLNNSQEVANSAASASSDSNDSSDEKMMITLGNDDADQSIDSN